DNA sequence from the Cyanobium sp. WAJ14-Wanaka genome:
GCTTGGCCCCTTGAATTGCGGCGTTGATTTGGTGGTGATCGGAGCCCATGATGCTGGGCGGATGGCCGCCTCCCGCTGGCATGTGATGGGCGATGTGGCGCGGGAGGGGCAGGTGCTCTATGTCGCCGGCTGAAGATGCAAAGCTGCTGCTGCGCATTGTGCGCAGGCACCTGTTGGCGATGCAGCTCAATCTTGATCCCAGCTACCCAGAGGAGGAGTGGGGTTTTCAAGCCCAGCAGGCCCTTGAAAAATTGCTGAAGGCGAAGCTGGTGCTCAGTAACCTTGCCCCCAAACGCAGCCATGAGTTGGCCCTGCTGGCTGAGCAAGCTGGAGAGGAGTTGCCAAATGTGCTTCTCAAGCTGCAGGTTTTTGCCGTGGAGGCGCGCTACGAGGAGGGTCCTTTTGCCTTGCCGGCAGATCGCGAGAGTCTCCTGGCTGATTTCGTGGCGAGGCTGGATGCTCTGGAGACAGCCATTCTTGACCAGGGCGAAGCTATCCAATGACAACTCTCGTAACCGGTGCCGCGGGCTTCATCGGCGCGGCCGTTTGCGAGCAGCTCCTGGCCCGTGGCGAACCGGTGGTGGGCCTCGACAACCTCAACAGCTACTACGACCCTGCCCTGAAACAGGCCCGGCTTGATCGGCTGCAGCTCAGCTTTGACCAAGGCAATTGGCAGTTTCAGCGCCTGGATCTGGCCGATGGCGCCGCCATTGCAGAACTATTTGTCGCCGAAAAGCCCCGGGCGGTTGTGCACCTAGGGGCCCAGGCGGGTGTGCGCTACTCGCTTGAAAATCCCGCCGCCTACATCCAAAGCAACCTGGCGGGGTTTGGTTCCATCCTTGAGGGCTGCCGCCACCACGGCATCGGCCATTTGGTCTATGCCAGCAGCAGTTCGGTCTATGGGGGCAACAGGGCCATGCCCTTTGCCGAGCAGCAGCCGGTAAACCACCCGGTGAGCCTCTATGCGGCCACCAAGAAGGCCAATGAGCTGATGGCCCACACCTACAGCCATCTCTATGGCCTGCCGGCCACGGGGCTGCGTTTTTTCACGGTGTACGGCCCCTGGGGCCGCCCTGACATGGCGCCGATGCTGTTCGCCAAGGCGATCCTGGCGGGCGAACCGATCAAGGTGTTTAACAACGGGGCCATGCGCCGCGATTTCACCTACATCGACGACATCGTCGCTGCCGTGATCCGCTGCCTCGACAAGCCAGCGACGGCCGATCCTGCTTTCGATGCCGCCGCACCTGATCCGGCCACCAGCTGGGCCCCCCATCGGGTCTTCAACATTGGCAACTCCCAGCCCGTTGAGCTGCTCCGCTTCATCGAGCTGCTGGAGCATGCCCTGGGCCGGGAGGCCATCAAGGATTTTCAGCCGATGCAACCGGGCGATGTAGTGGCCACCGCCGCCGACACCTCCCTGCTCGAGGCCTGGGTGGGCTTCAGGCCCGCTACCCCGATTGAGCTAGGGGTGCGGCGCTTTGCAGATTGGTACCGGCATTTTTATGGCTAGATACCGAGCTAGCTACGCGGCAAACTGGGCCGATTGCTAACTGGTTGCCGTGCCCAGCCCCGCCTCCCCGCTCCAGTGCCTGCGGGGGATGGTGGATTTGCTGCCCGAGCAAACCGCCCAATGGCAGCTGATTGAGGCCAAGGCCCGCGACCATTTCCGCCGGGCCGCCATTTCTGAAATTCGCACGCCCCTACTGGAGGTAACCGAGCTATTTTCCCGCGGTATTGGCGAGGCCACCGATGTGGTGGGCAAGGAGATGTACACCTTCCTCGACCGTGGTGAGCGCAGTTGCACCCTCAGGCCGGAGGGCACCGCTTCGGTGGTGCGGGCCGCGATTCAACACGGGCTATTAAGTCAGGGGGCCCAGCGGTTTTGGTATGGCGGGCCGATGTTTCGCTATGAACGGCCCCAGGCGGGCCGCCAGCGCCAGTTTCACCAGATCGGTGTGGAGTTGCTGGGTTTTGCCGATGCCCGCAGCGATGTGGAAGCAATTGCCGTGGCCTGGGATTTGCTCGCTGATCTGGGGGTTGGTGGCCTAGCCCTTGAGATCAATTCCCTGGGCAGCGGCGCCGATCGGGCCCGTTACCGCGAGCAATTGGTGGCCTGGCTCGGGGCCCGTGCCGACCAACTCGACCCGGATTCCCAGGCCCGCATCCACACCAATCCCCTGCGGGTGCTCGATTCCAAAAACCCCCAGACCCAGGCCCTTTTGGCCGATGCCCCGAGCCTGGCGGATGCCCTGGACCCAGAAAGCCAGGAGCGCTTTGCCCAGGTGCAGCGGGGCCTGGATGCCCTGGCCATTCCCTATCTGCTCAATCGCCGCCTGGTGCGGGGCCTCGACTACTACAGCCACACCGCCTTTGAGATCACCAGCAGCCAGTTGGGGGCCCAGGCCACCGTCTGCGGTGGCGGTCGCTATGACGGCCTGGTAGAACAGTTGGGTGGGCCGGTTACGCCTGCCTTTGGTTGGGCCCTGGGCATGGAGCGCCTCGCCCTGCTGCTGGCCCAGGCAGGAGGGCTGGAGGAGGAAGGGCCGGCGCCCCTGGATCTCTATGTGGTCAACCGCGGAGGGGCGGCCGAGGCGATGGCGTTGCCCCTGGCCCGCCAATGCCGGGCGGCTGGCCTGGCAGTGGAGATCGATGCCAGTGGTTCGGCCTTTGGCAAGCAGTTCAAGCGGGCCGACCGTTCCGGTGCCCGCTGGGCCCTGGTGATTGGTGAAGAGGAGGCCCTCGATGGGGTGGTGGTGCTTAAGGATTTGCGCCAGTCCGGCGTCAGCGATCAAAGGCTGACGCCGCAGGACCTGTCCACTTGGGCACGCACCCAAGGGTTGGGCAGCTGTTAACTGCCCTCATTGGTTTGTCTGGAGTTACGCGCCGCTTCGATGGGTGATCCGTCGCTTGCCATCATTGCCGGTTCCGGGGTAATGCCACGGATGCTCTCGGAGGCCCTCACCAGGGCTGGCCGGGAGCACCTGGTGTGTTTCCCCCAGGGCCTGGAGGTGGAAATTGAGGGGGCCGAGCCCTTCTATTTCGAGCGCTCGATTTCCTTTTTCAAATCCCTGGAGAAGCGCGGCATCCAGCAGGTGGTGATGGTGGGCAAGTTCCACCGCCCCAAATCCCTAAATGTGCTGCGATTTGAGGCCCCCACCTTGATGGCGGCACCCCGGATCCTGGCCTCCCTGCGCAGTGGTGACGACGCGGCCCTGCGGGCCTTGGCCCAGATCATTGAGGAATTGGGCCTCCAGGTGGTGGGCATAGAAGAGGTGGCCCCCAATCTGCTCACCCAGCCTGGCCTCTATGCAGGCCGGGTACCCACCGAGGCCGAGCGGGCTGATGTGGAGCGGGCGGCCTACATCGTTGAAGCCATCTCCGCTGTGGATGTGGGCCAGGGGGCCGTGGTGGCTGCAGGCCTTTGTTTGGCCACCGAGGCCCTGCCAGGCACCGACGCCATGCTCGATTGGATCTCCGCCATCCGCCCCCAGTTGCCGGATGCGGTGGGATCTGGGGTGCTTTACAAGGGCCCGAAGCTGCACCAGGACCGGCGCATGGACCTGCCCGGGATTGGTCCGATCACGGTGGCCAAAGCCGCCGCAGCAGGCCTCACCGGCATCGCCTGGGAGGCCCGTGGCGCTCTTTTGCTGGATGCGGAGCGAACCATGGCCGATGCGGAGCGGCTGGGGTTGTTTCTCTGGTCGCGGGAACCGCTGAGGCGTTAATCCCTCAGGCGCTAGAGCCCCCAATGCCGGCCGGGTCTAGCTGCCGGCCCGCTCCAGCACGCCCTTGCTGCTGGGCACTGTTCCTGCCCGGCGGGGATCCAATTCCACGGCCAGCCGCAGGGACCGGGCGAAGGCCTTAAAGCAGGCCTCCACGATGTGGTGCGAATTCACCCCATCGAGCTGGCGGATGTGCAAGGTAAGGCCGGCATTGTTGGCCACGGCGGCAAAAAACTCCTTGACCAGTTCGGTGTCGTAGCTGCCGATCTTTTGGGCAGGAATCTGCAGGCCATAGCTCAGGTGGGGCCGGCCGGAGCAATCCAGGGCCACCTGCACTAGGGCCTCATCGAGGGGCGCCACGAAATGGCCGAAGCGGTGGATGCCGCGCCGTTCCGCCAGGGCTTGGGCCAGGGCCTGACCCACGGCAATACCCACGTCTTCGTTGGTGTGGTGGTCGTCGATGTGGGTGTCACCCTTGGCGCTGATCTCCAGGTCCAGCAGGCCATGGCTGGCGATCTGATGGAGCATGTGATCGAGAAACGGCACGCCCGTACCCACCTGGCAAAGGCCGCTGCCATCGAGGTTGAGTTTTACGCGTACTTCGGTTTCGCCGGTGACGCGGTGTATTTCGCCGGTACGCATGCTCAAGCGGTGGCAGATCCTTCAAGCATCATGCCGCGGGGATTCTGCCTAGTCGCGCCAGCGCTTCAGTAAGCCTTCGTAGGCATCTATGCGCCGATCCCTCAGGAAAGGCCACCAGCGACGCACGCTTTCGCTGCGCTCCAGGTCCAGATCCACCAGCAGCACGCTTTCCTCTCCTATCGCCGCCTGGGCCAGCAGTTCGCCCTGGGGGCCGGCGGCAAAGCTGCTGCCCCAAAATTGGCAGTCCTGTTCGCTGCCGCAGCGGTTTACCGCCAGCACCGGCAGACCATTGGTAATGGCATGGCTGCGTTGCACCGTGATCCAGGCCTCCCGCTGGCGGGCCCGTTCCTCAGCGTCGTCGCCTGGGCTCCAGCCAATGGCCGTGGGATAGAGCAGCAAATCGGCGCCGGCCAGGGTCATCAGGCGGGCTGCCTCTGGATACCACTGGTCCCAGCAAATCAACACCCCGAGCTTGCCCACGCTGGTGGCAATTGGTTCAAAACCTTGATCGCCTGGGGTGAAATAGAACTTTTCGTGGAAGCCAGGATCATCGGGGATGTGCATCTTGCGATAGGTGCCGGCAATGGAGCCATCCCGCTCAATTACGACTGCCGTGTTGTGGGATAAACCGGGTGCCCTTCTCTCAAACAGGCTGATCACCAGCACTATTCCAAGCTCCTGGGCCAAAGCTCCGAAAAGCGTGGTGGAGGGGCCGGGAATTGTTTCTGCCAGGTCGTGGCGCTCGACCAGTTCCTGCTGGCAGAAGTAGGCGCTGGTATGCAGCTCCTGGCAGAGCACCAGCTGGGCCCCCTGGCTGGCGGCTGCGCGGATGGCCCGACAGGTGGCCGCAACCATTTCCTTGCGATTGCCTACCCAGGCCTGCTGGATCAGGGCAGCCCGCAATTTTGTCGCCCGTAGCTGGTTCACGGCAGTTCTGTTCATTGGTAAACAGCCGCAGGAATCTGCATCGTGGCGCAATGCAGGGAGCCGTGCTGAAGCAGCAGGGCCGAGCAGTCGACGGCTTCGATCGTGTGGGCGGGGAAAGCTTTTGCCAGGGCCGTTTGGGCCGCCAGATCCCTGGGGGGATAGCCGTAGCTGGGCACCAGTACCGCTCCATTGAGGATCAGGAAATTGGCGTAGGTGGCCGGCAGCCTGCGGCCATCGTCTGGGGCGAAGCGGGCCCGGGGCCAGGGCAGGGGAATCAGCCGGTAGGGCTCGCCATCGGCGGTGCGCAGAGCCTGCAGCTCTGCCTCCAGGAGCTTCAGCGACGCCGCCTGGGGGTCGCTGGGATCGTCGCAAGCCACGTAGGCCAAGGTGCCCGGACTGCAGAAGCGCACCAGGGTGTCGATGTGGGCGTCGGTGTCATCGCCAGAAAGTTGGCCATGGCCAAGCCAGATCACCCTTTCGACGCCCAGGTGGCTGATCAGGGCGGCTTCTATCTCCGCCTGGCTCAGCTGGGGATTGCGCTCGGGTGAGAGCAGGCAGGTGCTGGTGGTGAGCAGGGTGCCTTTGCCATCGGATTCGATGCTGCCCCCCTCCAGCACCATCTCCACCGCCTCCAGCGGGGCCCCGCCGAAGGCGCCCCCACGCCAGGCAGCCGCGGTGGCCTGGTTGTCGCCATCGGCCTGGTATTTGCCGCCCCAGCCGTTAAAGCGAAAGTCCAGCAGTAGGGGAGTTTCGGTTTCGCTGCCCAGCTGCTGCAGCACCGTGATTGGTCCGTAATCGCGGCTCCAGGTGTCCTGGGCGGGGCTTGAGCACACCCTTAGCCGATCTTTGCCCAGGTGGGCCAACTCTTGGGCGTTGGCCTCGGCTGTGGCGCTGAGTAGCAAAAGTGGCGCATGCCGCATTACCGCTGCGCAGAGCTCCATGTAGCAGGCCCGCACCTCTTTGAGATAGGGCGCCCAGTCGCCATCGGCCCGGGGCCAGGCCATCAGGACAGCCCCAACCGGCTCCCATTCGGCCGGAAGCCGCCTAGGGCAAATGGCGCTTGGCAGGGCGTTCACATCCCCGTGATGCAGTAGCCCGCATCCACATAGATCACCTGGCCGGTGATGCCTGAGGCCAGGGGGCTGGCCAGGAAGGCGGCGGTGGAGCCCACCTCCTCCTGGGTGACGGTGCGACCCAGGGGGGCTTTTGCTTCCACGTTGTGGATCATGTCGAGGATGCCGCCGATGGCACTGCTGGCCAGGGTGCGGATCGGGCCGGCGCTGATCGCATTTACCCGCACCTGCTTTTCGGGGCCCAGCTCAGCGGCCAAGTAGCGCACCGAAGCCTCAAGGGCGGCCTTGGCCACACCCATCACGTTGTAGTTAGGGATGGCGCGTTCAGCCCCCAAGTAGCTGAGGGTGATCACACTGGCCCCATCGTTGAACAGGGGCTTGGCGTAGCGGCAAAGGGGGGCAAGGGAATAGGCACTCACCTCCAGGGCCCGGGCGAAGCCTTCAGGGCTGATGGCGGAATAATCACCAACCAGCTCCTCCTTGCCAGCGAAGGCAAGGCAGTGCACCAGCACATCGATCGAACCCCACTGCTTTTTCACCTGCTCAAAAACCGCCTCGATCTGGGCTGGCTCCTGCACGTTTAGGGGTTCGAACAGGGTCGGAGCTAGGGGGGCGGTCAGGTCCCGCACCTTGCCCTCAAAGCGGCCCTTCTCATCGGGCAGATAGGTGACGCCCAACTCGGCACCGGCGGCATGCAGCTGCTGGGCGATGCCCCAGGCGATCGACTTGTTGTTGGCGATGCCTGTGACCAGGGCCTTCTTGCCGCGCAGATCGAGAAGCATTAATGGGCGGGACCCAGCCGGGCCAATGAGCAATCTGCAGATTCTGGCCCACCCGCTTGCAGGGGGATTTAAGTTCACCGCCATGCAAGTGCCTCCGTTCAGTCTCAGCGAGCAAATCAGTGAGCTGGGTGAAGCCCTCGATCAGGCCGTGCTGCAGGTGCTGCGCAGCGGTCAATACATCGGTGGGGCCACGATCGCCCAGTTTGAAACCGACTTCGCCGCCATTACCCAGGTCGCCCATGCGATTGGCTGCAATAGCGGCACCGACGCCCTGATCCTGGCCCTGCGGGCCCTGGGCATCGGCCCGGGTGATGAAGTAATCACGGCCTCCTTCAGCTTCTTTGCCACGGCAGAAGCGATCAGTGCAGTAGGTGCCAGGCCCGTCTTTGTGGATGTGGAGGAAAGCAGCTATTTGATCGATCTCGACCAGCTGGAAGCGGCCATTACCCCTGCCACCAAGGCCCTAATTCCGGTCCATTTATTTGGTCGCCCCGTCGACATGGAACGGGTTTGTGCCCTTGCCGAGCGCCATGGCCTCAAGGTGGTCGAAGACTGCGCCCAGGCCAGTGGCGCCAGCTGGGCTGGCCAGCCCGTTGGCAGCTGGGGGGATGTCGGCTGCTTCAGTTTTTTCCCCACCAAAAATCTTGGTGCTGCGGGGGATGGTGGGGCAGTCACCTGCCGTGATGGCCAGCTCGCCCAGACCATTCGCGAGTTGGCAGTCCATGGCATGCCCAGGCGTTACCTGCATACGGCCCTCGGCTACAACAGCCGCCTCGACGCCATGCAGGCGGCCGTGCTCAACGTCAAGTTGCCCCACCTAGGTCGCTGGGTGGCCCGCCGCCAAGCCATTGCGGCCACCTACCGCAGCCAATTGACCGAGTTGGTGGGGGTGCAGTTGCCTGAGCAGGGCCCGACCGGCCACAGCTGGAACCAATTTGTGGTGCGGGTACCTGGCTGTCCAGCGGCAGCCAAGGCCTGTGCATCTGCCCTTAACGCCGGTGCAACCGGGCCAGCCCCCTGTATTCCCTCAGCCGACAGCGCCAGCTTCGGGCTGCCGGAGGCCTGCTGCCGCGATTGGCTAAAACAGCAGCTCCAAGACGCTGGGGTAAGCACGATCATCTATTACCCCATCCCGATCCATCTGCAGCCCGCCTACGCCGATCTGGGCTACGGGCCCGGCTCCCTGCCCGTCACCGAGCGTCTATGTGCCGAGGTGTTGAGCCTGCCGATCTTCCCGGAACTCAGCAGCGCCCAGCAGCAACAGGTGATTGCCGTGCTTCAAAAGCTGACGGCTCAGGCTTTGATCGTGGCGTAGAGCGCCTTGAAATGGGCCTGCTGATGCTTGTGGCTCACGATTAGGCCCGGATAGCTGCCCCGCTCCAGCGGAGCGATCTCCCCGGAAATCAGGGAGGCCGTATCGACCTTGGCCAACTCCGGCAGCCAGGTGCGGATGTAGGTGGCCTCGGGGTCGAATTTGGCGGCCTGGGTGGCGGGGTTGAAAATTCGCAGGGGCTTGGGATCCATGCCGCTACTGGCACTCCACTGCCAGCCGCCGTTGTTGGCGGCCAGATCCCCATCCACCAGGTGCTCCATGAAGGTTGCCTCCCCCAGCTGCCAGTCGCAGATCAGGTCTTTGACCAGGTAGGAGGCCACGATCATTCGGCAACGGTTGTGCATCCAGCCGCTCTCGAGCAGTTGCCGCATCGCCGCATCAATGATCGGCATGCCAGTGCGCCCCTCCTGCCAGGCCGCCAGCCGCTCCCGATCGTTTTCCCAGGGGAATTGGCGCCACTGGGCCCGGTAGGGGCCATCGGCGAGCTCGGGGAAGTGGAAGAGGGCCTGCTGGTAAAACTCGCGCCAGGCCAGCTCCTGCTCCCACACCTCAATCGAATGGAGGGCCTCTGCGCCGCCGCCCATGGCCTCCACCGCCAGGCGTGACTCCTGGGCCGCTGACCAGGCCTGGCGCGGGCTAATGGTGCCGAAATTGAGGGCCGCACTGAGGCCGGAGGTGCCCGCTTCCGAGGGGATATTGCGACCCGGTTCGTAGCCGAGCAGGGCGGCCGAGCGACCTCTGCCAGTGGCGCCACCAAGGCTGAAGGTCTGCAATTGCTCCTGGGCGGCCCCCTCTCCGGGGCGGCAGGGGCAGATCTCCATCCCCCTAAAGCCATGGTTCAGCTCCGGGCCCACCAGGGGTAGGACCGATAGGGCTTCGGTAGCCAAGTCGGTCGGTAGGTCCTGCAGTCCCGCCGGCGCCGGCAGGGGATTGAGGGCCCCCTGGACCGTCAGTTGTTCCACCTGGCCGCGCCAGTTGCGCAGGAAGGGGCCATAAACCCGATAGGGATCACCGCCGCCGGTTTTCAGCTGCTCCGGTGCCACCAGCAGTTGATCCCAGTCGACGAGCACCCTGCGGCCATCTGCCTGAACAGCTGCCGCCACCCTGCGATCCCGCTCGCGTCCGTAGGGTTCGCCATCCCGATTCCAGGCGACCACTGACGCACCGATGGCCTGGGCCAATTGGGGCACCAAGGCCGTGGGGTCACCCCGCAGGATCACCAGGCGACTGCCGGCCAACCGCCAGCTGCGCTCCAGTTCCTTGAGGCTCTCGCTTAAAAACCAGAGCCGCGCCGGTGCCATGGGGGGCTGGCCTGCTGCGGGCTCGAGGACGGCCGGATCCAGCACAAAAACGCCCGTAACAGCTGGCGTTGCCATGGCCGCCGCGGCCAGTCCCAGGTTGTCGCTTAGCCGCAGGTCGCGGCGGTGCCAGAACAGCCAGCGCTCAGCAGCCATTAGATCCCCAGCAATTGTTTGGCCCGCAGCCAGGCGGTCACGCTTTTGCCATCGAGGTATTCAGTGCCACTGGCCAGCACCTCATCCAACTGGGCCGGCTCCATCAGCAGCACTTCGAGGTCTTCGTCGTCATCGCCGGGGGGACGTTCGCTCAGTAGGGAAAGCTCCCTGGCCAAAAACAGATGGATTACCTCATCGGAATAGCCCGGGCAAGGGAGCATGGCGCCCAGGGGGTCCCAGCGGCTGGCGCTGTAGCCGGCTTCTTCCTGCAGTTCGCGCTGCATGGTGCTCAGGGGTGTTTCACCCGGATCCAGGGTGCCGGCGGGAAATTCCAGGAGGCGCGCGGCCACTGCAAAGCGGTACTGGCGCAGCAACACCAAGCGGCCGTCATCGAGTACGGGCACGGCTAGGGATGCCCCTGGGTGGCGAATCAGGCCAAAGCTGCCCTCCACCCCCATCGGCAGCTCAACCCGGTTCACTTCGAAGCGCAGTTTGCGGGCCTCGAGGCTGGCCGTGGTTTCGATCAGGCGCGCGGGCTCGGGGGCAGGTAGGGGCGCCATCGGGGCAGCTCAGCGATCAGGCCAGCATGGCCTATGCAGGCCAGCCGGGTGCGGCGGGCAGCCGTTCGGGCGGCGCCTCGGCCAGCTGGGGCAGCAACTTCTCCAGTAAGGCAGCGCAATCCAGCCCCGGGGCTTTGGGGTCCTGCCCAGGTGGGACAAGCTCTGGCGCGATTGCGGCCAGGGGCGCCAGCACAAAGGAGCGCTCCAGCAGGCGTGGGTGGGGGAGCTGCAGCTCTGGCCCTTCAACCTGTGTGGAGCCGCACCAGAGCAGGTCGAGATCGAGGTGGCGTGGTCCCCAGCGCTCGAGGCGCTGGCGGCCAAAGCGCGTCTCCAGGGCCTGCAATAGCTGGAGCAGCTCCAGGGGATCAAGGGGCGGCAGCGGCGGACCCAGCAGCAGCACCGCATTGAGATAGGGCGGCTGACCGGCCGGTCCCCCCACCGGCTCGGTGCGAAACAAGGGCGACCAGTGGTAGCCAATCGGTTTAGGGGCTTGGGCCTCCAGCATCTCCACCAGCAGCGGCCGCAGCGCCGCCAGGGTGGCGAAGGGATCGGCCAGGTTGGCGCCGAGGGCGATGGCGATCGTGTCTGCGGCCTGGCTGGGCAGCCTCATCGACGGAGCTCCTCGATCAAGGGATCGGCGAGACTGCCACCATATTGAGGCTCCCTACCGGTCTCCATGGTCGCCAGCGCCCCCAGCACTTCCGGCTCCAGCGAGGCGGCGGCAGCCGCGGCCCGCGCCTTTCCACTGGCGGCGATCACTGGCCACGGCACCCTCAAGCTGGCCCTGCTGCTGGCCGCCGTGGACCCGGGCCTGGGCGGCGTGGTGATTGCCGGCGGTCGGGGCACGGGTAAATCAGTGCTGGCCCGCGCCCTGCACGCCCTGCTGCCGCCGATTGATGTGGTCGATCTTGGCCCGGCGGCCACGGGTCTCAACCTTGACCCGAGTCGCCCGGATGAATGGGGCGCGGATGAATGGGGTGCCGAGGGCCTGAATGGCAGTGCCCCGCCCACCAAGGTGATTCCTGCCCCGTTTGTGCAGGTGCCGCTCGGCATTACCGAAGACCGGCTGCTGGGCTCGGTCGATGTGGCCGCATCCCTCGCCAGTGGCGCGGCTGTGTTTCTGCCCGGCCTGCTGGCGGAGGCGCACCGGGGCGTGCTCTACATCGATGAACTGAACCTGCTCGATGACGGCATCACCAACTTGCTGCTGGCGGCGGTGGGCAGCGGTGAAAATCGAATTGAGCGGGAGGGCCTCAGCCTTAGCCACCCCTGCCGCTGCCTGTTGATCGCCACCTTCAACCCCGAGGAGGGGGCGGTGCGCGATCACCTGCTCGATCGCTTTGCCATCTGCCTCTCGGCCAACCAGGTGCTGGAGCTCAAGCAACGGGTGGAGATCAGCCGCAGCGCCATTGAACACGCCGAAAGCAGCGACAGCTTCCGCGCCCGCTGGCAGGAGGAAACCGATGCCTTGGCCACCCAGCTTCTGCTGGCCCGCCAATGGCTCCCAGACGTGCAAATAAGCCGCGAGCAGATCACCTATCTGGTGACGGAGGCCCTGCGCGGCGGGGTGGAAGGCCACCGCAGTGAGCTTTATGCGGTGCGCGTTGCCCGGGCCCATGCGGCCCTCAGTGGCCGCGACCGGGTCGAGGCAGACGACCTGCAGGTGGCAGTGCGTCTGGTGATTGCGCCGCGGGCGTTGCAGCTGCCGCCCCCCGATCCCGACCAGCCCCTGGAGCCACCACCCCCGCCACCACCCCAGGGCGAACAGCCCCCGGACCAGCCGGAGCCGCCCGAAAACGAGCAGGAGCCCGAGGAGCCCGAAAACGAGCCAGAAGACCAGGAAGACGACACCCCGGAGGACCAGGCTCCGCCGCAAATCCCCGAGGAGTTTTTGCTTGATCCCGAGGCGGTGGCCATCGACCCCGACCTGCTGCTGTTTTCAGCGGCCAGGGCTAAGACCGGTGGCAGCGGCAAGCGTTCGGTGGTGTTCAGCGACTCCCGCG
Encoded proteins:
- a CDS encoding DegT/DnrJ/EryC1/StrS aminotransferase family protein; protein product: MQVPPFSLSEQISELGEALDQAVLQVLRSGQYIGGATIAQFETDFAAITQVAHAIGCNSGTDALILALRALGIGPGDEVITASFSFFATAEAISAVGARPVFVDVEESSYLIDLDQLEAAITPATKALIPVHLFGRPVDMERVCALAERHGLKVVEDCAQASGASWAGQPVGSWGDVGCFSFFPTKNLGAAGDGGAVTCRDGQLAQTIRELAVHGMPRRYLHTALGYNSRLDAMQAAVLNVKLPHLGRWVARRQAIAATYRSQLTELVGVQLPEQGPTGHSWNQFVVRVPGCPAAAKACASALNAGATGPAPCIPSADSASFGLPEACCRDWLKQQLQDAGVSTIIYYPIPIHLQPAYADLGYGPGSLPVTERLCAEVLSLPIFPELSSAQQQQVIAVLQKLTAQALIVA
- the hisS gene encoding histidine--tRNA ligase, whose amino-acid sequence is MVDLLPEQTAQWQLIEAKARDHFRRAAISEIRTPLLEVTELFSRGIGEATDVVGKEMYTFLDRGERSCTLRPEGTASVVRAAIQHGLLSQGAQRFWYGGPMFRYERPQAGRQRQFHQIGVELLGFADARSDVEAIAVAWDLLADLGVGGLALEINSLGSGADRARYREQLVAWLGARADQLDPDSQARIHTNPLRVLDSKNPQTQALLADAPSLADALDPESQERFAQVQRGLDALAIPYLLNRRLVRGLDYYSHTAFEITSSQLGAQATVCGGGRYDGLVEQLGGPVTPAFGWALGMERLALLLAQAGGLEEEGPAPLDLYVVNRGGAAEAMALPLARQCRAAGLAVEIDASGSAFGKQFKRADRSGARWALVIGEEEALDGVVVLKDLRQSGVSDQRLTPQDLSTWARTQGLGSC
- a CDS encoding agmatine/peptidylarginine deiminase translates to MNALPSAICPRRLPAEWEPVGAVLMAWPRADGDWAPYLKEVRACYMELCAAVMRHAPLLLLSATAEANAQELAHLGKDRLRVCSSPAQDTWSRDYGPITVLQQLGSETETPLLLDFRFNGWGGKYQADGDNQATAAAWRGGAFGGAPLEAVEMVLEGGSIESDGKGTLLTTSTCLLSPERNPQLSQAEIEAALISHLGVERVIWLGHGQLSGDDTDAHIDTLVRFCSPGTLAYVACDDPSDPQAASLKLLEAELQALRTADGEPYRLIPLPWPRARFAPDDGRRLPATYANFLILNGAVLVPSYGYPPRDLAAQTALAKAFPAHTIEAVDCSALLLQHGSLHCATMQIPAAVYQ
- a CDS encoding LpxI family protein translates to MGDPSLAIIAGSGVMPRMLSEALTRAGREHLVCFPQGLEVEIEGAEPFYFERSISFFKSLEKRGIQQVVMVGKFHRPKSLNVLRFEAPTLMAAPRILASLRSGDDAALRALAQIIEELGLQVVGIEEVAPNLLTQPGLYAGRVPTEAERADVERAAYIVEAISAVDVGQGAVVAAGLCLATEALPGTDAMLDWISAIRPQLPDAVGSGVLYKGPKLHQDRRMDLPGIGPITVAKAAAAGLTGIAWEARGALLLDAERTMADAERLGLFLWSREPLRR
- the fabI gene encoding enoyl-ACP reductase FabI, encoding MLLDLRGKKALVTGIANNKSIAWGIAQQLHAAGAELGVTYLPDEKGRFEGKVRDLTAPLAPTLFEPLNVQEPAQIEAVFEQVKKQWGSIDVLVHCLAFAGKEELVGDYSAISPEGFARALEVSAYSLAPLCRYAKPLFNDGASVITLSYLGAERAIPNYNVMGVAKAALEASVRYLAAELGPEKQVRVNAISAGPIRTLASSAIGGILDMIHNVEAKAPLGRTVTQEEVGSTAAFLASPLASGITGQVIYVDAGYCITGM
- a CDS encoding NAD-dependent epimerase, yielding MTTLVTGAAGFIGAAVCEQLLARGEPVVGLDNLNSYYDPALKQARLDRLQLSFDQGNWQFQRLDLADGAAIAELFVAEKPRAVVHLGAQAGVRYSLENPAAYIQSNLAGFGSILEGCRHHGIGHLVYASSSSVYGGNRAMPFAEQQPVNHPVSLYAATKKANELMAHTYSHLYGLPATGLRFFTVYGPWGRPDMAPMLFAKAILAGEPIKVFNNGAMRRDFTYIDDIVAAVIRCLDKPATADPAFDAAAPDPATSWAPHRVFNIGNSQPVELLRFIELLEHALGREAIKDFQPMQPGDVVATAADTSLLEAWVGFRPATPIELGVRRFADWYRHFYG
- a CDS encoding carbon-nitrogen hydrolase — protein: MNRTAVNQLRATKLRAALIQQAWVGNRKEMVAATCRAIRAAASQGAQLVLCQELHTSAYFCQQELVERHDLAETIPGPSTTLFGALAQELGIVLVISLFERRAPGLSHNTAVVIERDGSIAGTYRKMHIPDDPGFHEKFYFTPGDQGFEPIATSVGKLGVLICWDQWYPEAARLMTLAGADLLLYPTAIGWSPGDDAEERARQREAWITVQRSHAITNGLPVLAVNRCGSEQDCQFWGSSFAAGPQGELLAQAAIGEESVLLVDLDLERSESVRRWWPFLRDRRIDAYEGLLKRWRD
- the hisB gene encoding imidazoleglycerol-phosphate dehydratase HisB, whose translation is MRTGEIHRVTGETEVRVKLNLDGSGLCQVGTGVPFLDHMLHQIASHGLLDLEISAKGDTHIDDHHTNEDVGIAVGQALAQALAERRGIHRFGHFVAPLDEALVQVALDCSGRPHLSYGLQIPAQKIGSYDTELVKEFFAAVANNAGLTLHIRQLDGVNSHHIVEACFKAFARSLRLAVELDPRRAGTVPSSKGVLERAGS
- a CDS encoding HEPN domain-containing protein; translated protein: MSPAEDAKLLLRIVRRHLLAMQLNLDPSYPEEEWGFQAQQALEKLLKAKLVLSNLAPKRSHELALLAEQAGEELPNVLLKLQVFAVEARYEEGPFALPADRESLLADFVARLDALETAILDQGEAIQ